One region of Chlorobiota bacterium genomic DNA includes:
- a CDS encoding tetratricopeptide repeat protein, producing MNSDETLTNLRAAVAAATTPAERAGALNQLAEELAQQSQYAESLVASQEAHAAAKEAGDGAAEAEALRLQGFVHQRKGEYSTALPLLEESLKLWEHLGDGSGTARTLNNIGNVYMYLSEYPKALECFSHALAVHEELGERSGVATVTGNIGSVYADLSDYAKALEYYSRALALHEELGDRSGVARVTGNIGSVYADLSDYAKALEYCCRALTMYEELGERSGVARVTGNIGLVYQRLSDYAKALEYCCRALTMYEELGERSGVASVTGNIGLVYQNLSDYAKALEYFSRALTMHEELGNRSGVASVNMGIGNVYTRLSEYPKALEYFSRALTMHEELGNRSLVATVTVSIGVVYASLSEYPKALEYFTRALALKEELGDRSGAAHATGNIGVVYASLSEYSKALEHYSRALAMHEELGDRSGVAGVTGNIGNVYAHLSDYSKALEYYTRALALCEELGDRLSVASVTINIGAVYASLSEYSKALEFYMHALAMHEELGDRSGVATVTGNIGSVYQNLSEYSKALEYLSRALALHEKLGERAGTAIVTGSIGSLYAQKAFAEYNPTKAEELLLQATAINEELGIKQNLYGNYQSLANLYEQEGRFEEALTHFKKFQELYQEVHSEEAKKKAIQVEQQRQIAEMEKRTAAERARAKATEELLHKTLPPSIADRMISGERQIADRFDSASILFADVVGFTPMTARMPASAVLEFMNFVFAHFDAIAAKHGCERIKTIGDGYMAACGAPIECADHAERIARMAMEMLEDVALPASITEHLPPGNEFEIRIGLHSGSITGGVIGTGKLAYDIYGDTVNTASRMESHGEAGKIHVSEEFAEELRRRGGELPITLEERGELNIKGKGTLRTYFLNQVIP from the coding sequence ATGAACTCAGACGAAACTCTAACGAATCTCCGCGCCGCTGTGGCCGCAGCAACCACACCCGCCGAGCGTGCCGGTGCGCTGAACCAGCTTGCCGAAGAATTAGCGCAGCAAAGCCAATATGCCGAGAGCCTTGTAGCTTCTCAGGAAGCCCATGCCGCAGCCAAAGAAGCAGGTGATGGTGCTGCGGAAGCAGAGGCGTTGCGGTTGCAAGGCTTCGTTCATCAGCGGAAGGGTGAGTACAGCACGGCGTTGCCATTGCTGGAGGAGTCGCTGAAGCTGTGGGAACATCTTGGAGATGGCTCCGGCACGGCTCGCACCCTCAACAACATCGGGAATGTGTACATGTACCTTTCGGAGTACCCGAAGGCGTTGGAGTGTTTCAGCCATGCTCTTGCTGTGCATGAAGAGCTTGGTGAACGTTCCGGTGTTGCCACTGTCACCGGGAACATCGGGAGTGTGTACGCAGACCTTTCGGATTACGCGAAAGCATTGGAGTATTACAGCCGTGCTCTTGCCTTGCATGAAGAGCTTGGTGATCGCTCCGGTGTTGCCCGCGTTACCGGGAACATCGGGAGTGTGTACGCAGACCTTTCGGATTACGCGAAAGCATTGGAGTATTGCTGTCGTGCACTTACCATGTATGAAGAGCTTGGTGAGCGCTCCGGTGTTGCCCGCGTTACCGGGAACATCGGGCTTGTGTACCAGAGGCTCTCGGATTACGCGAAAGCATTGGAGTATTGCTGTCGTGCACTTACCATGTATGAAGAGCTTGGTGAGCGTTCCGGTGTTGCCAGTGTCACTGGGAACATCGGGCTTGTGTACCAGAACCTTTCGGATTACGCGAAAGCATTGGAGTATTTCAGTCGTGCACTTACCATGCATGAAGAGCTTGGTAATCGTTCCGGTGTTGCCAGTGTCAACATGGGCATCGGGAATGTGTATACCCGCCTTTCGGAGTATCCAAAAGCATTGGAGTATTTCAGTCGTGCACTTACCATGCATGAAGAGCTTGGTAATCGTTCCCTTGTTGCCACTGTCACCGTGAGCATCGGGGTTGTGTACGCTTCTCTCTCGGAGTACCCGAAAGCGTTGGAGTATTTCACCCGTGCTCTTGCCTTGAAGGAAGAGCTTGGCGATCGCTCCGGTGCTGCCCATGCTACCGGGAACATCGGGGTTGTGTACGCTTCTCTCTCGGAGTACTCGAAAGCGTTGGAGCATTACAGCCGTGCGCTTGCCATGCATGAAGAGCTTGGTGATCGCTCCGGCGTTGCCGGCGTTACCGGGAACATTGGGAATGTGTACGCGCACCTTTCGGATTACTCGAAAGCGTTGGAGTATTACACCCGTGCGCTTGCCCTGTGTGAAGAGCTTGGCGATCGTTTGAGTGTTGCTAGTGTCACCATCAACATCGGGGCTGTGTATGCATCCCTTTCGGAATACTCGAAAGCGTTGGAGTTTTACATGCACGCGCTTGCCATGCATGAAGAGCTTGGTGACCGTTCCGGTGTGGCCACTGTCACCGGGAACATCGGGAGTGTGTACCAGAACCTCTCAGAGTACTCGAAGGCCTTGGAGTATCTCAGCCGTGCACTTGCCCTGCATGAAAAGCTTGGCGAGCGTGCTGGTACTGCTATTGTCACCGGAAGCATCGGCTCACTCTACGCCCAAAAAGCATTTGCCGAGTACAACCCCACCAAAGCGGAAGAACTTCTGTTGCAAGCAACCGCCATCAACGAAGAGCTTGGAATCAAGCAGAACCTCTATGGGAACTATCAGTCTTTAGCCAATCTCTACGAACAAGAAGGCCGCTTTGAGGAAGCACTTACCCACTTCAAAAAATTCCAAGAACTCTACCAAGAAGTCCACAGTGAGGAAGCCAAGAAGAAAGCAATTCAAGTAGAGCAGCAACGGCAGATTGCGGAGATGGAGAAACGCACGGCTGCCGAACGTGCGCGTGCCAAAGCCACTGAGGAGCTTCTCCACAAAACTCTCCCGCCAAGCATTGCCGATCGGATGATCTCCGGCGAACGCCAAATCGCCGACCGCTTCGACTCCGCCAGCATCCTCTTCGCCGATGTCGTCGGCTTCACCCCAATGACGGCACGGATGCCAGCCAGTGCGGTGCTGGAGTTCATGAACTTCGTCTTCGCCCACTTCGATGCCATTGCGGCCAAGCACGGTTGCGAGCGAATCAAAACGATTGGCGATGGCTACATGGCGGCGTGCGGCGCGCCGATTGAGTGCGCGGACCACGCGGAGAGAATTGCCAGAATGGCAATGGAGATGCTGGAAGATGTGGCACTGCCAGCAAGCATCACCGAGCATCTACCGCCGGGGAATGAATTCGAGATACGAATCGGCCTGCACAGTGGAAGCATCACCGGCGGAGTCATCGGGACGGGGAAACTGGCGTACGACATCTACGGGGACACGGTAAACACCGCCAGCCGAATGGAGAGCCACGGGGAGGCAGGGAAGATTCACGTGAGCGAGGAGTTTGCCGAGGAGCTTCGGCGGAGAGGAGGCGAACTCCCGATCACGCTGGAAGAGCGTGGCGAACTGAACATCAAAGGGAAAGGAACTCTTCGGACCTATTTTCTCAATCAAGTAATTCCATGA
- a CDS encoding VCBS repeat-containing protein — MKNYRRFLPTLLLLLLPTCLLLRAQESPLFRWLPPTETGVDFTNMVMEDDSFNVTLFIYAYNGGGVAVGDLNGDTLPDLYFTGTRANSPNRLFLNQGGLRFREASRMAGVDDSIGVRYGVALADIDADGDLDIYVAKHDAPNTLFINNGNGTFSERAKQFGLDFCCTSQQATFLDYDRDGDLDMYLARNGDAKGEAFKRDGNPDRLFRNNGNGTFTDVSTEAGIADKGYALSVMVGDYNNDGWADVYVANDFEAPDLLYINNRDGTFTNQVRQWMKHTSIFSMGSDAADFNNDGNLDLFTVDMMPEDHWRKMSHMGQGSVYDPKFDSAQLMRNMLQVNRGDGTFLEVGQLAGIAETDWSWAPLFADFDNDGDNDLFISNGYKRDVQNLDVIHNLNSRSFAPLNVIRKVPSVKLQNYCFRNDGNLTFTKMSNPWGLIQMVNTNGAAVADLDRDGDLDLVMNNIDSVAFIYQNLAAEQKRGNYLQLSLHGTDKNTAGVGARVTIKAGGRSQMLECTPVRGYMSSINLPLHFGLGDAKTVDTITIRWPNGTVQSVANVSANQTVDIRQKASAPPASAGAGSLGDTLFWPASAGPEYRHRENRFDDFLRERLLPNRLSRSGPGVAVGDVDGNGLDDLWIGGARSYAGALFLQKESGRFVRSADSAAFVADSASEDTGALLFDADGDGDLDLYVASGGNEFDTSEFALLQDRLYLNNGSGQFSNATNQLPAMPTSTSSVVAADYDRDGDLDLFVAGRSVPGKYPTAPRSYLLRNDRGHFTDATAAVAPALAHPGMVTSALWTDFDNDNWTDLMLVGEWMPIRFFRNAHGKLTEATSTAGVDSSEGWWNSINGGDVDNDGDVDYVLGNWGLNVYSPLRPSTELPLQLYAADFDGNGSRDLLLSYFFRGSEYPVRGRTERLACAFCR, encoded by the coding sequence ATGAAAAACTACCGACGCTTCCTTCCGACACTGCTCCTCCTCCTCCTTCCAACTTGCTTGCTGCTTCGCGCACAGGAATCACCGCTGTTTCGGTGGCTTCCGCCAACGGAAACCGGGGTGGATTTCACGAACATGGTGATGGAGGATGACAGTTTCAACGTCACCCTTTTCATCTATGCCTACAACGGCGGCGGGGTGGCCGTCGGGGACCTGAACGGCGACACACTCCCCGACCTTTACTTCACCGGAACCCGCGCCAACTCCCCGAACCGCTTGTTCCTGAATCAAGGGGGATTGCGCTTCCGCGAAGCATCGCGCATGGCGGGGGTGGATGACTCAATCGGCGTTCGCTACGGGGTGGCGCTGGCCGACATTGACGCGGATGGCGATTTGGATATCTACGTTGCAAAGCACGACGCGCCGAACACCCTGTTCATCAACAACGGCAACGGAACGTTTAGCGAGCGGGCCAAGCAGTTCGGGTTGGATTTCTGCTGCACCAGCCAGCAAGCAACCTTCCTTGACTACGACCGCGACGGCGATCTGGATATGTACCTTGCCCGCAACGGTGACGCAAAAGGGGAGGCGTTCAAGCGCGACGGCAACCCCGACCGGCTGTTCCGCAACAACGGCAACGGAACCTTTACCGATGTCAGCACCGAAGCGGGAATTGCCGACAAGGGGTACGCCCTTAGCGTGATGGTGGGCGATTACAACAACGATGGCTGGGCGGACGTGTACGTTGCCAACGACTTCGAGGCCCCGGACCTGCTGTACATCAACAACCGCGACGGCACGTTCACCAACCAGGTGCGCCAATGGATGAAGCACACCAGCATCTTCTCCATGGGGTCCGATGCTGCGGACTTCAACAACGACGGCAATCTTGACCTGTTCACGGTGGATATGATGCCGGAGGACCATTGGCGGAAGATGTCGCACATGGGGCAAGGCTCCGTCTATGATCCAAAATTCGACTCAGCACAGCTGATGCGGAATATGCTGCAAGTGAACCGTGGGGATGGGACCTTCCTTGAAGTTGGGCAGCTTGCCGGGATTGCCGAAACCGATTGGAGCTGGGCTCCGCTGTTTGCCGATTTCGACAACGATGGCGATAACGACCTGTTCATCAGCAACGGCTACAAGCGGGACGTGCAAAACCTTGACGTGATCCACAACCTGAACAGCCGCAGCTTTGCGCCGCTGAACGTCATCCGCAAAGTTCCATCGGTGAAGCTGCAGAACTACTGCTTCCGCAACGATGGAAACCTGACGTTTACGAAGATGAGCAACCCGTGGGGGCTTATCCAAATGGTGAACACCAACGGCGCGGCCGTTGCCGACTTGGACCGCGACGGCGATCTTGACTTGGTGATGAACAACATTGACAGCGTTGCCTTCATCTACCAAAACCTTGCCGCCGAACAGAAGCGGGGGAACTACCTTCAATTATCCTTGCACGGAACCGACAAGAACACTGCTGGCGTGGGCGCGCGGGTGACGATCAAAGCGGGCGGGCGTTCGCAGATGCTGGAATGCACCCCCGTTCGCGGCTATATGTCCTCCATCAATCTCCCGCTCCATTTTGGGTTGGGGGATGCCAAAACGGTGGACACCATCACTATCCGCTGGCCCAACGGAACGGTGCAGAGTGTGGCCAACGTATCGGCAAACCAAACGGTGGATATTCGGCAGAAGGCTTCGGCACCGCCGGCATCCGCTGGCGCGGGGTCGCTGGGCGATACGCTCTTTTGGCCAGCCTCCGCCGGGCCGGAGTATCGCCACCGCGAGAACCGCTTCGATGATTTCTTGCGGGAGCGGCTTCTTCCCAATCGCCTTTCGCGCAGCGGGCCGGGCGTTGCCGTTGGCGACGTTGATGGCAACGGCCTTGATGACCTTTGGATTGGCGGAGCACGCAGCTACGCGGGCGCGTTGTTCCTGCAGAAGGAGTCGGGGCGGTTCGTCCGTTCGGCGGATAGCGCGGCGTTTGTTGCCGATTCCGCCAGCGAGGACACGGGCGCGCTGCTGTTCGATGCCGATGGCGATGGAGACCTTGATTTGTACGTTGCCAGCGGCGGCAACGAGTTCGATACTTCGGAGTTCGCGCTGCTGCAAGATCGGCTCTATCTCAACAATGGAAGCGGGCAATTCAGCAACGCCACCAACCAGCTTCCGGCAATGCCAACAAGCACCAGCAGTGTGGTTGCTGCCGACTACGATCGCGATGGCGATCTTGATCTGTTCGTTGCTGGGCGATCCGTTCCCGGGAAGTATCCAACCGCGCCCCGCAGCTACCTTCTGCGGAACGACCGCGGGCATTTCACCGATGCCACCGCCGCCGTTGCCCCCGCGCTTGCTCACCCGGGAATGGTGACCTCAGCACTCTGGACCGATTTCGACAACGACAACTGGACCGATCTGATGTTGGTGGGCGAATGGATGCCGATTCGGTTCTTCCGCAACGCCCACGGGAAGCTGACGGAAGCAACCTCCACCGCCGGGGTTGACTCCAGCGAAGGCTGGTGGAACAGCATCAACGGCGGCGATGTTGATAACGACGGCGATGTTGATTACGTGTTGGGGAATTGGGGGTTGAACGTCTATTCGCCGTTGCGCCCAAGCACGGAGCTTCCGCTGCAACTCTATGCCGCTGATTTCGACGGCAACGGAAGCCGCGATCTTCTGCTTTCCTACTTCTTCCGTGGAAGTGAGTATCCCGTGCGTGGCCGGACCGAAAGGTTGGCCTGCGCGTTCTGTAGATAG
- a CDS encoding tetratricopeptide repeat protein, which yields MNSDETLTNLRAAVAAAATPAERAGALNQLAEELERQGEYAESLAAAEEAQSLAKEVGDGAAEAEALRLQGIIHAQREEYSTALLLFEEELQLHEELGGRASVARVVSNIGNVYMRLSEYPKTLECFSRALLLYEELGERSGVARVMGNIGTVYQNLSEYPKALEYLSNALAIYEELGERSGIALVTGNIGNVYLHLSEYPKALESYMHALAMHEELGDRSGVARVVSNIGNVYTYLSEYPKALEYYTRALALHEELGERSGVAIVTGNIGTVLSDYAKALEYLSRALALHEELGNRTGVARATGSIGAVYADLSEYPKALEYYTRALALHEELGDRTGVARVTGNIGLLYSQQAFAEYNPTKAEELLQQAIALNEELGTKQNLYVTHQALAELYEQEGRFEEALTYFKKFHEVQEEVQSEEAKKKAIQVEQQRQIAEMEKRTAAERARAKATEELLHKTLPPSIADRMISGERQIADRFDSASILFADVVGFTPMTAQMPASAVLEFMNFVFAHFDSIAAKHGCERIKTIGDGYMAACGAPIEYADHAERIARMAMEMLEDVALPASITEHLPPNTEFEIRIGLHTGSITGGVIGTGKLAYDIYGDAVNTASRMESHGEAGKIHVSEEFAEELRRSGGELSITLEERGELTIKGKGTLRTYFLNPSTK from the coding sequence ATGAACTCAGACGAAACTCTAACGAATCTCCGCGCCGCCGTAGCCGCAGCAGCCACACCCGCCGAGCGTGCCGGTGCGTTGAACCAACTTGCCGAGGAGTTGGAGCGGCAAGGAGAATATGCCGAGAGCCTTGCTGCTGCCGAAGAAGCTCAAAGCCTTGCCAAAGAAGTGGGTGATGGAGCTGCCGAGGCAGAGGCGTTGCGGTTGCAAGGTATCATTCATGCTCAAAGAGAGGAGTACTCCACAGCATTATTGCTGTTTGAGGAGGAATTGCAGTTGCATGAAGAGCTTGGGGGGCGTGCTAGCGTTGCCCGTGTCGTCAGTAACATCGGGAATGTGTACATGCGCCTCTCGGAGTACCCGAAGACCTTGGAATGTTTCAGTCGTGCGCTTCTCTTGTATGAAGAGCTTGGTGAGCGTTCCGGTGTTGCCCGTGTCATGGGGAACATCGGGACTGTGTACCAGAACCTTTCGGAGTACCCAAAAGCGTTGGAGTATCTCAGCAATGCGCTTGCCATCTATGAAGAGCTTGGGGAACGTTCCGGTATTGCCCTTGTCACCGGGAACATCGGGAATGTGTACTTGCACCTTTCGGAGTACCCGAAGGCGTTGGAGTCTTACATGCACGCGCTTGCCATGCATGAAGAGCTTGGTGATCGTTCCGGTGTTGCCCGTGTCGTCAGTAACATCGGGAATGTGTACACCTACCTCTCGGAGTACCCGAAGGCGTTGGAGTATTACACCCGTGCACTTGCCTTGCATGAAGAGCTTGGTGAGCGTTCCGGTGTTGCCATTGTTACCGGAAACATCGGGACTGTGCTTTCGGATTACGCGAAAGCGTTGGAGTATCTCAGCCGTGCGCTTGCCCTACATGAAGAGCTTGGGAATCGTACCGGTGTTGCCCGTGCCACCGGGAGCATCGGGGCTGTGTACGCGGATCTTTCGGAGTACCCGAAAGCGTTGGAGTATTACACCCGTGCGCTTGCCTTGCATGAAGAGCTTGGTGATCGTACCGGTGTTGCCCGTGTCACCGGGAACATCGGCTTACTCTACTCCCAACAAGCGTTCGCTGAGTACAACCCCACCAAGGCCGAAGAGCTTCTCCAGCAGGCAATCGCCCTCAACGAAGAACTGGGAACAAAGCAGAACCTCTATGTAACCCACCAAGCATTAGCCGAACTCTACGAGCAAGAAGGCCGTTTCGAGGAAGCACTCACGTACTTCAAGAAATTCCACGAAGTGCAAGAGGAAGTCCAGAGTGAGGAAGCGAAGAAGAAGGCCATCCAAGTAGAGCAGCAACGGCAGATTGCTGAGATGGAGAAACGCACGGCTGCTGAGCGTGCTCGCGCCAAAGCTACCGAGGAGCTTCTCCATAAAACTCTTCCGCCGAGCATTGCTGATCGGATGATCTCCGGCGAACGCCAGATTGCCGACCGATTCGATTCCGCCAGCATCCTCTTCGCCGATGTCGTCGGCTTTACCCCCATGACCGCGCAGATGCCAGCCAGCGCGGTGCTGGAGTTCATGAACTTCGTCTTCGCGCACTTCGATTCCATTGCTGCGAAGCATGGCTGCGAGCGAATCAAAACAATCGGCGATGGCTACATGGCGGCGTGCGGCGCACCGATTGAGTACGCGGACCACGCGGAGAGAATTGCCAGGATGGCAATGGAGATGCTGGAAGATGTTGCGCTGCCAGCCAGCATCACGGAGCATCTACCACCAAACACAGAGTTCGAGATACGAATCGGCCTGCACACGGGAAGCATCACCGGCGGAGTAATCGGCACGGGCAAACTGGCCTACGACATCTACGGCGACGCAGTGAACACGGCCAGCCGAATGGAGAGCCACGGGGAGGCTGGGAAGATTCACGTGAGCGAGGAGTTTGCGGAGGAGCTTCGGCGGAGCGGGGGCGAACTCTCGATCACGCTGGAAGAACGTGGCGAGCTAACCATCAAAGGGAAAGGAACGCTTCGGACCTATTTTCTAAACCCATCAACGAAATGA
- a CDS encoding VCBS repeat-containing protein gives MRGRTETASQLPAFIRRKYPTYTSYATATVDQIYGRANLDSAQCWRARTFVSSVLENLGNGHFQLRPLPLVAQSTPMFGTLLEDFDSDGNLDLLCVGNFDGADPLAVRYNSGYGLYLNGDGKGNFLQKSATGAGFSVPGEGRGLACVAGKDGVTIVAANCNAAATSVTLRQRPLRIDPAKRCTHAILDLGDGRTRRQEWYWGSGYLSQSSQMLLLPSATATGDLYSGEKKVEEIGK, from the coding sequence GTGCGTGGCCGGACCGAAACCGCCAGCCAGCTTCCCGCCTTCATCCGCCGGAAGTATCCCACCTACACCAGCTACGCCACCGCAACCGTGGACCAGATCTACGGGCGGGCCAACTTAGATTCGGCGCAGTGTTGGCGTGCGCGGACCTTTGTCAGCAGCGTGTTGGAAAATCTGGGCAACGGGCATTTCCAGCTTCGCCCCCTTCCTCTGGTTGCGCAGTCAACGCCGATGTTCGGCACGCTGCTGGAGGATTTCGACAGCGACGGAAATTTGGACTTGCTGTGCGTCGGAAATTTCGACGGGGCCGACCCATTGGCGGTCCGGTACAACTCCGGCTACGGCCTCTATCTGAACGGCGATGGCAAGGGGAACTTCCTGCAGAAATCGGCAACGGGGGCGGGGTTCAGTGTCCCCGGGGAAGGGCGCGGGCTTGCCTGCGTTGCGGGGAAGGATGGCGTGACGATTGTTGCCGCCAACTGCAACGCCGCCGCAACCAGCGTCACGCTGCGCCAACGCCCGCTGCGGATTGACCCGGCCAAACGCTGCACCCACGCCATTCTGGACCTTGGCGATGGCCGCACCCGCCGGCAAGAATGGTACTGGGGAAGCGGCTACCTTTCGCAAAGCTCCCAGATGCTTCTGCTCCCCTCCGCAACCGCCACGGGGGATCTGTACAGCGGTGAGAAAAAAGTGGAGGAGATAGGGAAGTAA
- a CDS encoding tetratricopeptide repeat protein: MKEPQPTLESLRAAVAAATTPAERASALNQLAEELERQNQYAESLAAAEEAKSLAKQTGELPAMAKALCLQGIAHHGRGDDHTALPLLEESLNLYEKIGDRSGVARVLNNTGLVYRNLSEYAKSLEYFSHGLALYEELGDRSGVATATNNIGTVYGSLSEYAKSLEYFSHALALYEELGEHSGIASVTGNIGIVYRSLSEYPKALEYYLRALALHEELGERSGVANVTGNIGSVYKSLTEYPKALEYYTRALALHEELGEQSGIAHVTGSIGTAYNFLAEYPKALEYYSRALALHEKIGDRTGAAAVTGNMGIVYSSLSEYAKALEYYSRALALHEELGDRSSAAIVTGNIGNVYKNLAEYPKALEYYTRALALHEELGDRSGIARVTGNIGEVYKNLAEYPKALEYLSRALALFEELGVRLGVVAFTKSIGLLYAKKDFSEYNPAKAEELLLQAIAINEELGTKDQLYSAHKSLATLYEQEGRFEEALTHFKKFQEVKEEVHSEEAKKKAIQVEQQRQIAEMEKRTAAERARAKATEELLHKTLPPSIADRMISGERQIADRFDSASILFADVVGFTPMTARMPASAVLEFMNFVFAHFDAIAAKHGCERIKTIGDGYMAACGAPIECADHAERIARMAMEMLEDVALPASITEHLPPNTEFEIRIGLHTGSITGGVIGTGKLAYDIYGDTVNTASRMESHGEAGKIHVSEEFAAALSSAIKTGELPITLEERGELNIKGKGTLRTYFLNQVIP; this comes from the coding sequence ATGAAAGAACCTCAACCAACGTTAGAATCGCTCCGCGCCGCCGTGGCCGCAGCAACCACACCCGCCGAACGCGCCAGTGCATTGAACCAACTTGCCGAGGAGTTGGAGCGGCAAAACCAATACGCCGAGAGCCTTGCCGCTGCCGAAGAAGCCAAAAGTCTTGCCAAGCAAACAGGCGAGTTGCCTGCTATGGCAAAGGCTTTATGCCTGCAAGGCATTGCCCATCATGGAAGAGGGGATGATCACACGGCATTGCCATTGCTGGAGGAATCATTGAATCTGTACGAAAAGATTGGCGATCGTTCCGGCGTTGCCCGTGTTCTCAACAACACCGGGCTTGTGTATCGGAACCTCTCGGAATACGCAAAATCGTTGGAGTATTTCAGCCATGGGCTTGCCCTCTATGAAGAGCTTGGTGATCGTTCCGGCGTTGCCACTGCCACCAACAATATCGGGACTGTGTACGGTTCCCTCTCGGAATACGCAAAATCGTTGGAGTATTTCAGCCATGCGCTTGCCCTGTATGAAGAGCTTGGCGAGCATTCTGGCATTGCCAGTGTCACCGGAAACATCGGGATTGTGTATCGGAGCCTCTCGGAATACCCGAAGGCGTTGGAATATTACCTCCGTGCGCTTGCCTTGCATGAAGAGCTTGGCGAACGTTCTGGTGTGGCCAATGTCACGGGGAACATCGGGAGTGTGTACAAGAGTCTTACGGAGTACCCGAAGGCATTGGAGTATTACACTCGTGCGCTTGCCTTGCATGAAGAGCTTGGTGAGCAGTCTGGTATTGCTCATGTCACAGGTAGCATTGGAACGGCATACAACTTCCTTGCAGAGTACCCGAAGGCATTGGAGTATTACAGCCGTGCACTTGCCCTACACGAAAAGATTGGCGATCGCACCGGTGCCGCCGCCGTCACTGGGAACATGGGGATTGTGTACAGTTCTCTCTCAGAATACGCGAAAGCGTTGGAGTATTACAGCCGTGCGCTTGCCTTGCATGAAGAACTTGGTGATCGTTCCAGTGCTGCGATTGTCACGGGGAACATCGGAAATGTGTACAAGAACCTGGCGGAATACCCGAAAGCATTGGAGTATTACACTCGTGCACTGGCCTTGCATGAAGAGCTTGGCGATCGTTCCGGTATTGCCCGTGTCACGGGGAACATCGGGGAGGTGTACAAGAATCTTGCGGAGTACCCGAAGGCGTTGGAGTATCTCAGCCGTGCGCTTGCGTTGTTTGAAGAGCTTGGCGTGCGTTTGGGTGTTGTGGCTTTCACCAAAAGCATTGGTTTACTCTACGCCAAAAAAGACTTCTCCGAGTACAATCCCGCCAAAGCCGAAGAACTCCTGCTGCAAGCAATTGCCATCAACGAAGAGCTTGGAACCAAAGACCAACTCTATTCAGCCCACAAATCCTTAGCCACCCTCTACGAACAAGAAGGCCGCTTCGAGGAAGCACTCACCCACTTCAAAAAATTCCAAGAAGTGAAAGAGGAAGTCCACAGTGAGGAAGCCAAGAAGAAGGCAATTCAAGTAGAGCAACAACGGCAGATTGCGGAGATGGAAAAACGCACGGCTGCTGAGCGTGCTCGCGCAAAAGCCACCGAGGAACTTCTCCACAAAACTCTCCCGCCAAGCATTGCTGATCGGATGATCTCCGGCGAACGCCAAATCGCTGACCGCTTCGACTCCGCCAGCATCCTCTTCGCCGATGTCGTCGGCTTCACCCCGATGACGGCACGGATGCCAGCCAGTGCTGTTCTGGAGTTCATGAACTTCGTCTTCGCCCACTTCGATGCCATAGCCGCAAAGCACGGGTGCGAGCGAATCAAGACAATCGGCGACGGCTACATGGCGGCGTGCGGCGCACCGATTGAGTGCGCGGACCACGCGGAGCGGATAGCGAGAATGGCAATGGAGATGCTGGAAGATGTGGCACTTCCAGCAAGCATCACCGAACACCTGCCGCCGAACACAGAGTTTGAAATCAGGATCGGCCTGCACACAGGCAGCATCACCGGCGGAGTAATCGGCACGGGGAAGTTGGCGTACGACATCTACGGGGACACAGTAAACACCGCGAGCCGAATGGAGAGCCACGGGGAGGCGGGGAAGATTCACGTGAGTGAGGAGTTCGCCGCCGCCCTTTCTTCAGCAATCAAGACCGGCGAACTCCCGATCACACTGGAAGAGCGTGGCGAACTGAACATCAAAGGGAAAGGAACCCTTCGGACCTATTTTCTCAATCAAGTAATTCCATGA